A region from the Marinobacter sp. SS13-12 genome encodes:
- the soxX gene encoding sulfur oxidation c-type cytochrome SoxX: MADQEEGVMRKALISACLTTLALSTTAPVFAEPTQADINRGKELAFSRTDGNCLACHQMDDGKLTGNIGPELADMKSRFPDRELLFKRVWDETQFNPMTVMPPFGRHMILSKQEINRIIDYLYTL, encoded by the coding sequence ATGGCTGACCAGGAGGAAGGCGTGATGCGAAAAGCGTTAATTTCCGCGTGCTTGACCACACTCGCACTGAGTACCACTGCACCGGTGTTTGCCGAACCGACCCAGGCTGACATTAACCGGGGGAAGGAACTTGCTTTCAGCCGGACCGATGGTAACTGCCTGGCCTGTCACCAGATGGATGACGGCAAGTTGACCGGCAACATAGGCCCGGAGCTGGCAGACATGAAATCCCGCTTTCCTGACCGGGAACTGCTGTTCAAACGCGTCTGGGACGAAACCCAGTTCAACCCGATGACGGTAATGCCGCCATTCGGACGACACATGATCCTGAGTAAACAAGAAATAAACCGGATCATTGATTACCTGTACACGCTCTAA
- the soxY gene encoding thiosulfate oxidation carrier protein SoxY, with translation MTDQRRRGFLKGMLGIGVAGFALGSGIVPLRVEAAAAPDASGWPEKAFSTPGVDETIAELYGMEASESDQITLDLPTIAQNGAVVPVTVETTLPNVTGMALLVAKNPNALAAYFDIQEGALPFVSNRLKMAETTDVVAVVISDGKAYKASQNVKVTVGGCGG, from the coding sequence GTGACTGACCAAAGGCGAAGAGGCTTTTTGAAGGGGATGCTGGGCATAGGGGTTGCCGGCTTTGCGCTGGGTTCCGGCATCGTGCCATTGAGAGTCGAGGCGGCTGCCGCCCCCGATGCGTCCGGCTGGCCGGAGAAGGCGTTCAGTACGCCGGGGGTGGATGAAACCATTGCTGAACTGTACGGCATGGAAGCGAGTGAATCCGATCAGATCACCCTGGATTTACCGACCATTGCGCAGAACGGCGCGGTGGTGCCGGTGACTGTCGAAACCACACTTCCGAACGTGACCGGCATGGCGTTGCTGGTAGCGAAGAACCCCAACGCCCTGGCAGCCTATTTCGATATTCAGGAGGGTGCACTGCCGTTCGTGTCGAATCGCCTGAAGATGGCGGAGACGACGGATGTGGTGGCCGTGGTGATTTCTGACGGCAAGGCTTACAAGGCCTCCCAGAACGTGAAAGTGACCGTTGGCGGCTGCGGCGGCTGA
- the soxZ gene encoding thiosulfate oxidation carrier complex protein SoxZ, translated as MASSIRVRAVESSGVTSLKALVRHPMDSGFVKDSEGNVIPAHFIKVLTISHKGKNVFVANWGPAVSKDPFLEFRFKGGKKGDEVTISWVDNEGESDSTTATIG; from the coding sequence ATGGCGTCCAGTATCAGAGTTCGTGCAGTAGAAAGTAGTGGTGTCACATCACTGAAAGCCCTGGTTCGACACCCGATGGATTCAGGGTTTGTTAAGGATTCGGAAGGTAATGTCATTCCGGCCCACTTCATCAAGGTTCTGACCATTTCCCATAAAGGCAAAAATGTATTTGTTGCCAACTGGGGGCCGGCAGTGTCCAAGGATCCGTTCCTGGAGTTTCGATTCAAGGGCGGAAAAAAGGGCGACGAGGTCACCATCAGCTGGGTCGATAACGAGGGCGAAAGCGATTCCACCACCGCAACGATCGGCTGA
- a CDS encoding cytochrome c, with translation MFSFHKTPRLLASTCFGILLAATPVAGSAEQAGYYGYGESPTDEQIAAWDIDIRPDGTGLPEGSGTVDEGMAVYETHCASCHGAFGEGMGRYPKLAGGDGSLAEDRPEKTVGSYWPYASTLWDYIHRAMPFFAPQSMSDDQVYALTAYVLNLNYIVDGDFVANKETLPKVEMPNRDGFIWDDPRPVVNNERCMKDCKDEVAVSDSAEGKNLTPSTTGPLDEGLIE, from the coding sequence ATGTTCAGCTTTCATAAAACACCACGCCTGCTTGCCAGTACCTGTTTCGGCATCCTTCTGGCTGCAACGCCCGTTGCCGGTTCTGCAGAGCAGGCCGGGTACTACGGGTACGGGGAATCCCCAACCGATGAACAGATCGCCGCCTGGGACATCGATATCCGCCCTGATGGCACCGGACTGCCCGAGGGCAGCGGTACCGTCGATGAAGGCATGGCCGTTTACGAAACCCATTGTGCCTCTTGTCATGGTGCCTTCGGAGAAGGCATGGGGCGCTATCCCAAGCTTGCAGGCGGCGACGGCAGCCTCGCCGAAGACCGTCCGGAAAAGACGGTGGGAAGTTACTGGCCGTACGCCTCGACGCTCTGGGACTACATCCACAGAGCGATGCCGTTCTTTGCCCCCCAATCGATGTCAGATGACCAGGTTTATGCGCTGACCGCCTATGTCCTGAATCTCAATTACATCGTGGACGGGGACTTTGTTGCCAATAAAGAGACGCTCCCGAAGGTAGAGATGCCCAATCGCGATGGCTTTATCTGGGATGATCCGCGGCCGGTCGTGAACAACGAGCGCTGCATGAAGGATTGCAAAGACGAGGTGGCGGTGTCCGACTCGGCGGAAGGCAAGAACCTCACACCAAGCACCACCGGCCCCCTCGACGAGGGGCTCATAGAATAA